One stretch of Eggerthella lenta DSM 2243 DNA includes these proteins:
- a CDS encoding ABC transporter substrate-binding protein: protein MKATLSRRTFLAGSAVAAAAAGLTLAGCGGGGETTDTPSTDAGTDAGAAAQGGTLTGAMAYTSTNVNPIGNSSALMLAATWHVFEGLYDLDLHTYKTYNALAAGEPTKVSDTEYEVALRDGAKFSDGTDVTTADVVNAFEKNMADATYGAFLEFIDTVSAKDDKTVSFTLKYPFDSLLKGRLSVVKVFPASLTEDDLKTKPIGSGPWVYDTINGDDGGSIEFVPNTNYNGKYAATADKMHWDILLDDTSRTTALQEATVQVMENVPDANAEQLMAAGASVDYIQGFNQPFFMFNTLKKPFDDKRVRQAFYYAVDVDKLISNAMAGHAAKVTSFLPESHENYHKASTVYTYDPEKAKSLLSEAGVTDLSFELMTNNNWVKNLAAGIKNDLDAIGVNCTINETKIDWASLAESADVLPYDVMLTPGDPTCFGNDPDLLMSWWYGDNVWTQGRSCWKKAGDGKFDELQTLMQQAREATGNEQQELWNKCFDLLAEEVPLYPLFHRELATGYQETQITGFEPIATTGLVFLGASVKA, encoded by the coding sequence TTGAAAGCAACTTTGTCTCGCCGCACGTTCTTGGCGGGCAGCGCCGTCGCGGCGGCTGCAGCAGGCCTGACTCTGGCCGGCTGCGGTGGCGGCGGCGAAACGACGGACACCCCGTCGACCGATGCCGGCACCGACGCCGGCGCAGCGGCCCAGGGCGGCACGCTGACCGGCGCCATGGCCTACACGAGCACGAACGTCAACCCGATCGGCAACAGCTCCGCGCTGATGCTGGCCGCCACGTGGCATGTGTTCGAGGGCCTGTACGACCTCGATCTGCACACCTACAAGACCTATAACGCGCTTGCCGCCGGCGAGCCCACGAAGGTCTCCGACACCGAGTACGAGGTTGCCCTGCGCGACGGTGCCAAGTTCTCCGACGGCACGGACGTCACCACCGCCGACGTGGTGAACGCGTTCGAGAAGAACATGGCCGACGCCACCTACGGCGCCTTCCTCGAATTCATCGACACGGTGTCTGCGAAGGACGACAAGACCGTCTCCTTCACGCTGAAGTACCCCTTCGACAGCCTGCTGAAGGGCCGTCTGAGCGTGGTCAAGGTGTTCCCCGCCTCGCTGACCGAGGATGATCTGAAGACGAAGCCGATCGGTTCCGGCCCGTGGGTGTACGACACCATCAACGGCGACGACGGCGGCTCCATCGAGTTCGTGCCGAACACGAACTACAACGGCAAGTACGCCGCTACGGCCGACAAGATGCACTGGGACATCCTGCTCGACGACACCTCCCGCACCACCGCGCTGCAGGAGGCCACGGTCCAGGTCATGGAGAACGTGCCCGACGCCAACGCCGAACAGCTCATGGCCGCCGGCGCGTCCGTCGACTACATCCAGGGCTTCAACCAGCCGTTCTTCATGTTCAACACGCTCAAGAAGCCGTTCGACGATAAGCGCGTCCGCCAGGCGTTCTACTATGCCGTGGACGTGGACAAGCTGATCTCCAACGCCATGGCCGGCCATGCCGCGAAGGTGACGAGCTTCCTGCCCGAGAGCCACGAGAACTACCACAAGGCTTCCACGGTGTACACCTACGACCCCGAGAAGGCCAAGAGCCTGCTTTCCGAGGCCGGCGTCACCGACCTGAGCTTCGAGCTGATGACGAACAACAACTGGGTGAAGAACCTGGCCGCCGGCATCAAGAACGACCTCGATGCCATCGGCGTGAACTGCACCATCAACGAGACGAAGATCGACTGGGCGTCTCTGGCCGAGTCGGCCGACGTGCTGCCCTACGACGTCATGCTGACCCCGGGCGACCCGACCTGCTTCGGCAACGACCCCGACCTGCTGATGTCCTGGTGGTACGGCGACAACGTGTGGACCCAGGGCCGCAGCTGCTGGAAGAAGGCCGGCGACGGCAAGTTCGACGAGCTGCAGACCCTCATGCAGCAGGCTCGCGAGGCCACCGGCAACGAGCAGCAGGAGCTGTGGAACAAGTGCTTCGACCTTCTGGCCGAGGAAGTTCCGCTGTACCCGCTGTTCCACCGCGAGCTGGCCACGGGCTACCAGGAGACGCAGATCACCGGCTTCGAGCCCATCGCCACGACGGGCCTCGTGTTCCTCGGTGCGAGCGTGAAGGCGTAA
- a CDS encoding SGNH/GDSL hydrolase family protein — translation MRSFSILGDSISTFDGCNPDGFAVYYQGERCEQTGVTSSADTWWSQVIERLGGRLLANSSFSGSLVEGAGFPAGNSQERIDALAEDGVQPDVVIVFMGINDYGWGGATAQAAGRGNAVPVALDLDAIEPHAPAAAAPGAIDRFRAAYGLLLERMRAAYPQAEVWCCTLCPGRVAGCPSPTFAWNLRGAPFKSYNDAIRAAAREHGCNVADLEAFGIDYEAVDGTHPTARGMRQLSVLIASCIEGAEPDERLLPADLFDETFRSGELCPGEACVGCEHARGTGSSWFLVCERNPS, via the coding sequence ATGAGATCCTTTTCCATTCTCGGCGATTCCATCAGCACGTTCGATGGATGCAACCCCGACGGATTCGCCGTGTACTACCAGGGCGAACGCTGCGAGCAGACCGGCGTGACGTCGAGCGCCGACACCTGGTGGTCCCAAGTTATCGAACGCCTCGGCGGACGGCTGCTGGCGAACAGCTCGTTCTCCGGAAGCCTCGTGGAAGGCGCCGGCTTCCCTGCCGGAAACAGTCAAGAACGCATCGACGCGCTGGCCGAAGACGGCGTGCAGCCCGATGTCGTCATCGTGTTCATGGGCATCAACGATTACGGCTGGGGCGGCGCGACGGCGCAAGCCGCCGGCCGCGGCAACGCCGTGCCCGTCGCGCTCGATCTTGACGCCATCGAACCGCACGCCCCGGCAGCCGCCGCGCCCGGCGCGATCGACCGCTTCCGCGCCGCCTACGGGCTGCTGCTGGAACGGATGCGCGCAGCCTACCCGCAAGCCGAGGTATGGTGCTGCACGCTCTGCCCCGGACGCGTGGCCGGATGCCCGAGCCCCACGTTCGCATGGAACCTGCGCGGCGCACCGTTCAAGAGCTACAACGACGCCATTCGCGCTGCTGCGCGAGAGCACGGCTGCAACGTGGCCGACCTCGAGGCGTTCGGCATAGACTACGAGGCCGTCGACGGCACCCACCCCACCGCACGGGGCATGCGCCAGCTGTCCGTCTTGATCGCGTCGTGCATCGAAGGTGCCGAACCCGATGAACGACTGCTGCCCGCCGACCTGTTCGACGAAACGTTTCGCTCCGGGGAGCTATGTCCCGGCGAGGCATGCGTCGGATGCGAGCATGCCCGCGGAACCGGGAGCAGCTGGTTTCTCGTATGCGAACGGAATCCGTCCTAA
- a CDS encoding ABC transporter permease, translating to MSNLLRLIGRRLIALPIMIFGVTILVFFIMALSPIDQAYSVLGENATEAQAEQYREEHGLNDPILVQYGNFIVGLVQGDLGTYGANNASVADRIGEALPVTLQLTFFGLIIGVVIAVILGVISALYRDRWPDQIIRVFSIACIATPSFWLAVLMILLFSSMLHVLPASGPLPSLTADPGGWLARMAMPAIALGVPVAGQLTRVIRTSMVEELDKDYVRTALGAGIPKRVVVARNVLRNALITPVTVLGLRIGYLIGGAVVIEVIFNLPGMGMAILSGIQSSYTMLVQGVVLCVAITFIIINIIVDMLYILIDPRIRTV from the coding sequence GTGAGCAACCTGCTACGATTAATCGGACGACGCCTCATAGCGTTGCCGATCATGATCTTCGGTGTCACCATCCTCGTCTTCTTCATCATGGCACTCTCTCCTATCGACCAAGCGTATTCGGTCCTTGGCGAGAACGCCACTGAAGCCCAAGCCGAGCAGTATCGCGAGGAGCACGGATTGAACGATCCCATCCTCGTGCAATACGGTAACTTCATCGTCGGCCTCGTACAAGGCGACCTCGGCACCTACGGCGCGAACAACGCCTCGGTGGCCGATCGCATCGGCGAAGCTCTGCCCGTCACGTTGCAGTTGACGTTCTTCGGCCTCATCATCGGCGTGGTCATCGCAGTGATCCTCGGCGTGATCTCGGCCTTGTATCGGGATCGATGGCCCGACCAGATCATCCGCGTGTTCTCCATCGCCTGCATCGCCACGCCGTCGTTCTGGCTGGCGGTGCTCATGATTTTGCTGTTCTCCTCGATGCTGCACGTGCTGCCCGCCTCCGGCCCGCTGCCCTCGCTGACGGCCGATCCGGGCGGTTGGCTGGCCCGCATGGCCATGCCCGCCATCGCGCTGGGCGTTCCCGTGGCCGGCCAGCTGACGCGCGTCATCCGCACGTCCATGGTGGAAGAGCTGGACAAGGACTACGTGCGCACCGCGCTGGGCGCCGGCATTCCGAAGCGCGTCGTGGTGGCCCGCAACGTGCTGCGCAACGCGCTGATCACGCCCGTGACGGTGCTCGGCCTGCGCATCGGCTACCTCATCGGCGGCGCCGTGGTCATCGAGGTCATCTTCAACCTCCCTGGCATGGGCATGGCCATCCTCTCGGGCATCCAGTCCAGCTACACGATGCTCGTGCAGGGCGTCGTGCTGTGCGTGGCCATCACCTTCATCATCATCAACATCATCGTGGATATGCTTTATATCCTGATCGATCCGCGAATCAGGACGGTGTAG
- a CDS encoding dipeptide/oligopeptide/nickel ABC transporter permease/ATP-binding protein codes for MVKLRGNLTDKMEANPGKVHFRRWKAMSIGSRISLVVLILIVMIAVFANILAPHNPLEIFTARQAPDAQFLFGTDDKGRDVLSRMMYGARYSLIIGLGATAFALVCGSIIGAVAAVARKWVSEVIMRILDVIMSFPGIALAATFVLVFGNSVPSLIFAIGFLYIPQIARIVRANVVSEYNQDYVRAVVVSGARAPWILVKHVIRNCIAPVMVFTIVLVADAIVFEASLSFISAGIPEPTPTWGNILSDARGGVLAGRWWQALFPGLAIMITVLCLNILSEGITDAMAAAPKAPVKADDAAVRANREADKLVADPTLAYAAQAEMLEQRLSELQAIEKTRTDRFEARTDVPPILEVKDLCIKFPRHGDVNVVDHVSFVVRPRQTMGLVGESGCGKSITSLTIMGLLDPKAKVSGEILYDGQNLLNMDQKQMNALRGREIAMIYQDALSSLNPSMLIKAQMKQLTKRGGTRTAEELLELVGLDPKRTLDSYPHELSGGQRQRVLIAMALTRDPKLIIADEPTTALDVTVQKQVIDLLNKLQKELGFAMVFVSHDLALVAEVANSITVMYAGQVVEQGPVSDILCHPVHEYTRGLLGSVLSIEAGGTRLHQVPGSVPSPKDFPEGDRFTPRSSHPDKVSQLRPVLKRVSDSDHYYAELPDSELKRLGIKPYVPGGAII; via the coding sequence ATGGTCAAACTTCGAGGAAACCTCACTGATAAGATGGAAGCCAATCCCGGCAAGGTGCATTTCCGCCGGTGGAAGGCCATGAGCATCGGATCGCGCATCTCGCTCGTCGTGCTCATCCTGATCGTCATGATCGCCGTGTTCGCCAACATCCTGGCGCCGCACAACCCGCTTGAGATCTTCACGGCACGCCAAGCCCCCGATGCCCAGTTCCTGTTCGGCACCGACGACAAGGGCCGCGACGTGCTGTCGCGTATGATGTACGGCGCGCGCTACTCGCTGATCATCGGCCTGGGCGCCACCGCCTTCGCCCTCGTGTGCGGCTCCATCATCGGCGCCGTCGCCGCCGTGGCGCGCAAATGGGTGTCCGAGGTCATCATGCGCATCCTGGACGTCATCATGTCCTTCCCCGGTATCGCGCTGGCCGCCACGTTCGTGCTCGTGTTCGGCAACTCGGTGCCCTCGCTCATCTTCGCGATCGGCTTTTTGTACATCCCGCAGATCGCCCGCATCGTGCGCGCCAACGTGGTGAGCGAGTACAATCAGGATTACGTGCGCGCCGTCGTCGTTTCCGGCGCCCGCGCCCCCTGGATCCTCGTGAAGCACGTCATCCGCAACTGCATCGCCCCGGTCATGGTGTTCACCATCGTGCTGGTGGCCGACGCCATCGTGTTCGAAGCGTCGCTGTCGTTCATCTCGGCCGGCATTCCCGAGCCCACGCCCACGTGGGGCAACATCCTGTCCGACGCCCGCGGCGGCGTGCTTGCCGGTCGTTGGTGGCAGGCGCTGTTCCCGGGTCTGGCCATCATGATCACCGTGCTGTGCCTGAACATCCTGTCCGAGGGCATCACCGATGCCATGGCTGCCGCGCCCAAGGCCCCGGTCAAGGCCGATGACGCCGCCGTCCGCGCGAACCGCGAGGCCGACAAGCTCGTGGCCGACCCCACGCTGGCATACGCCGCCCAGGCGGAGATGCTCGAACAGCGCCTCAGCGAGCTTCAGGCGATTGAGAAGACGCGCACCGACCGCTTCGAGGCGCGCACCGACGTGCCGCCTATTCTGGAAGTGAAGGATCTGTGCATCAAGTTCCCGCGCCACGGCGACGTGAACGTGGTCGACCACGTGAGCTTCGTGGTGCGCCCGCGCCAGACCATGGGTCTTGTGGGCGAGTCCGGCTGCGGCAAGTCCATCACCTCCCTTACCATCATGGGGCTGCTGGATCCGAAGGCGAAGGTGTCCGGCGAGATCCTCTACGACGGCCAGAACCTGCTGAACATGGATCAGAAGCAGATGAACGCCTTGCGCGGTCGCGAAATCGCCATGATCTACCAGGACGCGCTCTCTTCGTTGAACCCGTCCATGCTGATCAAAGCCCAAATGAAGCAGCTCACGAAGCGCGGAGGAACCCGCACGGCCGAGGAGCTGCTGGAGCTGGTAGGACTCGATCCGAAGCGCACGCTTGACTCCTACCCCCACGAACTGTCCGGCGGCCAGCGCCAGCGCGTGCTCATCGCCATGGCGCTGACGCGCGATCCGAAGCTCATCATCGCCGACGAGCCCACTACGGCTCTCGACGTGACCGTGCAGAAGCAGGTCATCGACCTGTTGAACAAGCTGCAGAAGGAGCTGGGCTTCGCGATGGTGTTCGTGAGCCACGACCTGGCGCTCGTCGCCGAGGTGGCCAACTCCATCACGGTCATGTACGCCGGCCAGGTGGTGGAGCAGGGCCCCGTGTCCGACATCCTGTGCCATCCCGTGCACGAATACACCCGCGGTCTCTTGGGTTCGGTGCTGTCCATCGAAGCCGGCGGAACGCGCCTGCACCAGGTGCCCGGCAGCGTCCCCAGCCCGAAAGACTTCCCCGAGGGCGACCGCTTCACGCCGCGCTCCAGCCATCCTGACAAGGTGTCCCAGCTGCGCCCCGTGCTCAAGCGCGTGTCCGACTCCGACCACTACTACGCCGAGCTGCCCGACAGCGAGCTCAAGCGCCTCGGCATCAAACCGTACGTCCCAGGAGGTGCCATCATATGA
- a CDS encoding ABC transporter ATP-binding protein, translated as MSEQERVNAGVQPATGAGEPTPIIFLDDIRVTFKTRTGSILHPNKVQAVRGLTLKLMPGETLGIVGESGCGKSTTANVMCGLQQPTSGKVFFKGEDVTKRSAAQRRLIGRVISVVFQDPATALNARMSVHDQLMDPLVVHKVGDKTSRERRVLDLIEMVGLPNSVLDALPGQLSGGQRQRVAIARALSLEPDAIIADEPTSALDVSVRAQILNLLMDLKRDLGLSMVFISHDIQTVRYISDQIIVMNAGEAVERGAAKDVFEHPKDAYTKLLLGAAPSLLHPELGK; from the coding sequence ATGAGCGAGCAGGAACGCGTGAACGCGGGCGTCCAGCCCGCAACGGGAGCGGGCGAACCCACCCCCATCATCTTCCTCGACGACATCCGCGTGACGTTCAAAACGCGCACGGGCTCCATCCTGCATCCGAACAAAGTGCAGGCCGTGCGCGGCCTCACCCTCAAGCTCATGCCCGGCGAAACCTTGGGCATCGTGGGCGAATCCGGCTGCGGCAAGTCCACCACGGCCAACGTGATGTGCGGTTTGCAACAGCCCACGTCGGGCAAGGTGTTCTTCAAGGGCGAGGACGTGACGAAGCGCTCGGCTGCGCAGCGCCGTCTCATCGGCCGCGTGATCTCGGTGGTGTTCCAGGATCCGGCCACGGCGCTGAACGCGCGCATGAGCGTGCACGACCAGCTGATGGATCCGCTCGTGGTGCACAAGGTGGGCGACAAGACGTCCCGCGAGCGCCGCGTGCTCGACCTCATCGAGATGGTGGGCCTGCCGAACTCCGTGCTGGATGCCCTGCCGGGCCAGCTGTCCGGCGGCCAGCGCCAGCGCGTGGCCATCGCGCGCGCCCTGTCGCTTGAGCCCGACGCCATCATTGCCGACGAGCCCACCAGCGCCCTCGACGTGTCGGTGCGCGCGCAGATTTTGAACCTGCTGATGGATCTCAAGCGCGACTTGGGCCTGTCCATGGTGTTCATCAGCCACGACATCCAGACGGTGCGCTACATTTCCGACCAGATCATCGTGATGAACGCCGGAGAGGCCGTGGAGCGCGGCGCGGCGAAGGACGTGTTCGAGCACCCGAAAGACGCCTACACCAAGCTGCTTCTGGGAGCGGCTCCGTCGCTTCTGCATCCCGAATTGGGCAAGTAA
- a CDS encoding dihydrodipicolinate synthase family protein: protein MTDSPFRGVIPPVVIPLTEKRQLDLEALERSINRMIDAGVDGLFFLGSSGEVAFLTDAQRYHVLQEAIAMVHGRVPVLTGIIDMETMRVVDQAKRATGYGVDALVATAPFYALGGPKEVERHFRAIREHTDLPLFAYDLPACVHTKLDPTMLVRLGEDGVLQGVKDSSGDDVSFRWLCLQNEDAGHPLQVLTGHEVVVDGAYLGGADGSVPGLANIDPASYVEQWRAAQAGDWERVREIQNHLARLMYVTREVKATVGFGAGVGAFKTALWQMGVFNTNQMREPVCALEGEDVEQIVAVLKRAGLMDADAPIRQAHWDACPVSPGAPACK, encoded by the coding sequence ATGACTGATTCACCGTTTCGCGGCGTCATTCCCCCCGTCGTCATTCCGCTGACCGAGAAGCGCCAGCTCGACCTCGAGGCGCTCGAGCGCTCCATCAACCGCATGATCGACGCGGGCGTCGACGGTCTGTTCTTCCTGGGATCCTCGGGCGAGGTTGCCTTCCTCACCGACGCGCAGCGCTACCACGTTCTGCAAGAGGCCATCGCCATGGTGCACGGCCGCGTACCGGTGCTCACGGGCATCATCGACATGGAAACCATGCGCGTGGTCGACCAGGCCAAGCGCGCGACGGGCTACGGCGTGGACGCCCTCGTGGCAACCGCCCCCTTCTACGCCCTCGGCGGTCCCAAAGAGGTGGAACGCCACTTCCGCGCCATCCGCGAGCACACCGACCTGCCGCTGTTCGCCTACGACCTGCCCGCTTGCGTGCACACGAAGCTCGATCCCACGATGCTCGTGCGCCTCGGCGAGGACGGCGTGCTGCAGGGCGTGAAGGACTCTTCGGGCGACGACGTGTCGTTCCGCTGGCTGTGCCTGCAGAACGAGGACGCCGGCCACCCGCTGCAAGTGCTGACCGGCCACGAGGTGGTCGTGGACGGCGCCTACCTGGGCGGTGCCGACGGCTCGGTTCCGGGTCTGGCGAACATCGATCCGGCAAGCTACGTGGAGCAGTGGCGCGCCGCGCAAGCCGGCGACTGGGAGCGCGTGCGCGAGATCCAGAATCACCTCGCACGCCTCATGTACGTCACGCGCGAGGTGAAGGCCACCGTGGGCTTCGGCGCGGGCGTGGGCGCGTTCAAGACGGCGCTGTGGCAGATGGGCGTGTTCAACACGAACCAGATGCGCGAGCCCGTGTGCGCGCTCGAAGGCGAGGACGTGGAGCAGATCGTCGCCGTGCTGAAGCGCGCGGGACTCATGGACGCCGACGCGCCGATCCGCCAGGCGCACTGGGATGCGTGCCCCGTCTCGCCCGGCGCTCCGGCTTGCAAGTAG
- a CDS encoding ROK family protein yields the protein MSVEHPCTIAAFDVGGTKMAGALVRYSAADAAPTVDALRSVPTEAQRGGSAVLDTLASLVADVVADAEDDVVGIGVGTAGLVDVRTGGIAFANELMPGWTGQPVAERLSASLGLPVAVLNDVKAHALGEARWGAARGAQTCFVIAAGTGLGGGIVANGRVLLGAHGFAGELGRTPCPDALGTPRACGTASELESIAAGSGIEARYVAAGGERLAGDEIARRAADGEELARRIILEAGAVLGEAIATWTDLLDPELVVLSGSVCNAGKAWRAALQEGFERQAPSVMHGLPIVDAALGSRAPLIGAAEYLLDTLKGRS from the coding sequence ATGAGCGTCGAACATCCATGCACGATTGCCGCCTTCGACGTGGGCGGCACGAAGATGGCGGGTGCGCTCGTGCGCTATTCCGCCGCCGATGCGGCGCCGACGGTGGACGCCCTGCGCAGCGTTCCCACGGAAGCCCAGCGCGGCGGCAGCGCCGTGCTGGACACCCTGGCCTCGCTCGTGGCCGACGTGGTAGCCGATGCCGAAGACGACGTTGTCGGCATCGGCGTGGGGACGGCCGGGCTCGTGGACGTGCGCACGGGCGGCATCGCGTTCGCCAACGAGCTCATGCCCGGCTGGACCGGTCAGCCCGTAGCCGAGCGTCTGAGCGCGTCGCTCGGCCTTCCCGTGGCCGTGCTCAACGACGTGAAGGCTCATGCGCTCGGCGAAGCTCGTTGGGGCGCTGCCCGCGGCGCTCAAACCTGCTTCGTTATCGCAGCGGGCACCGGGCTCGGCGGCGGCATCGTGGCGAACGGCCGCGTGCTGCTAGGCGCGCACGGGTTCGCAGGCGAGCTGGGGCGAACGCCCTGCCCCGATGCGCTGGGCACGCCGCGCGCCTGCGGCACCGCCAGCGAGCTTGAATCCATCGCGGCCGGCAGCGGAATCGAAGCCCGTTACGTCGCAGCAGGAGGCGAACGCCTTGCGGGAGACGAGATAGCCAGGCGCGCCGCAGACGGCGAGGAGCTGGCACGCCGCATCATTCTGGAGGCGGGCGCGGTGCTCGGCGAAGCCATCGCAACCTGGACGGATCTGCTGGATCCGGAACTTGTCGTGCTCTCAGGCTCGGTATGCAACGCCGGAAAAGCCTGGCGAGCCGCCCTGCAAGAAGGCTTCGAGCGACAGGCGCCTTCCGTGATGCACGGCCTGCCCATCGTCGATGCCGCGCTCGGCAGCCGAGCCCCGCTCATCGGAGCCGCCGAATACCTGCTCGATACCCTGAAAGGACGATCATGA
- a CDS encoding N-acetylmannosamine-6-phosphate 2-epimerase: MTDPLISSLQGKLIVSCQAYVGEPMRHPETMAQVALSAERGGAAAIRCQGLADIAAIKGQVEIPVIGLWKEGHDGVYITPTLRHARACIAAGSDVVAIDATARPRLDGRTFEETVEALRGETLIMADCSCMDDVQRALEAGADIVSTTLAGYVPGGREKTAGPDLEFLREAVAAAGDVPVFCEGRIHTLADAQAAMEAGAFAIVVGTAITHPQSITSWFADAIG, encoded by the coding sequence ATGACCGATCCCCTGATTTCCTCCCTGCAAGGCAAGCTCATCGTCAGCTGCCAGGCCTACGTGGGCGAGCCGATGCGCCACCCCGAAACCATGGCGCAGGTTGCCCTGTCCGCCGAACGCGGCGGCGCAGCCGCTATCCGCTGCCAAGGCCTTGCCGACATCGCCGCCATCAAAGGCCAGGTGGAAATCCCCGTCATCGGCCTTTGGAAAGAGGGGCACGACGGCGTCTACATCACGCCGACGCTGCGCCACGCGCGCGCCTGCATCGCCGCCGGCTCCGACGTGGTGGCCATCGATGCCACGGCACGCCCCCGCCTCGACGGTCGCACCTTCGAGGAGACCGTGGAGGCTTTGCGCGGTGAAACGCTGATCATGGCCGACTGCTCCTGCATGGACGACGTGCAGCGGGCGCTCGAAGCCGGTGCGGACATCGTGTCCACCACCCTGGCGGGCTACGTGCCCGGCGGCCGCGAGAAAACCGCCGGCCCCGACCTCGAGTTCCTGCGCGAGGCCGTCGCCGCGGCGGGCGACGTGCCCGTGTTCTGCGAGGGTCGCATCCACACGCTCGCCGATGCGCAGGCGGCCATGGAGGCGGGAGCCTTCGCCATCGTGGTGGGGACGGCCATCACCCACCCGCAGTCCATCACTTCCTGGTTCGCCGACGCCATCGGCTAG
- a CDS encoding L-cystine transporter, whose amino-acid sequence MSMEVLVPVAGILAVFAAMLVVLKIMRSKGLSFTARVFTALGLGVLLGLGIQLLLGRDGDAATTALDWISIVGQGYIGLLKMLVMPLVFVAIVGAFTRAEVTEHFGRIAFAVLAVLLGTVTVAAVLGWGATVLTGLAHAGFLDAATTDAAELSSLASQQSEAASLTLPQEILSFIPTNPFADLAGARSTSTIAVVIFSAILGVAYIGLRDKDVDQADFFKSLIDSLYGIVMRIVAMVLGLTPYGILALIAKVMAASDYRAILGLGKFVLVSYGALLAVLCVHCLILLANRVNPATYFKKAFPVLSFAFVSRSSAGALPLNIETQHKALGVDSASANLAASFGMSIGQNGCAGVYPAMLATIVAPTVGIDVLSPTFFVPLIAVVAISSFGVAGVGGGATFASLIVLGTMGLPIEVVAVLASVEPLIDMGRTALNVSDSMVAGITASHVAGGLDRSVLDDPEARVTAEAHVS is encoded by the coding sequence ATGTCGATGGAGGTGCTGGTGCCCGTCGCAGGTATCTTGGCGGTGTTCGCTGCCATGCTCGTCGTGCTCAAGATCATGCGATCGAAGGGCCTAAGCTTCACGGCGAGGGTGTTCACCGCGCTCGGGCTGGGCGTCCTGCTAGGTTTGGGAATCCAGCTGTTGCTCGGCCGCGACGGGGATGCTGCCACGACGGCGCTCGACTGGATATCCATCGTGGGGCAGGGTTATATCGGCTTGTTGAAGATGCTCGTCATGCCGCTCGTGTTCGTGGCCATCGTCGGGGCGTTCACGCGCGCGGAGGTCACCGAGCACTTCGGGCGCATCGCCTTCGCGGTGTTGGCCGTGCTGCTGGGCACGGTGACCGTTGCGGCCGTGCTAGGCTGGGGTGCGACGGTTCTGACCGGGCTTGCGCATGCGGGCTTCCTCGATGCCGCGACCACCGATGCCGCCGAGCTTTCGTCGCTCGCCTCCCAGCAGAGCGAGGCTGCCAGCCTTACGCTGCCGCAGGAAATCCTCTCGTTCATCCCGACGAACCCCTTCGCCGACCTCGCTGGCGCCCGATCCACCTCCACCATCGCGGTCGTCATCTTCTCGGCCATCCTCGGCGTCGCATATATCGGGTTGCGCGATAAAGACGTTGACCAGGCAGACTTCTTCAAGAGCCTCATCGACAGCCTGTACGGCATCGTCATGCGGATAGTGGCCATGGTGCTAGGGCTCACCCCGTACGGTATCCTCGCGCTCATCGCGAAGGTGATGGCCGCGAGCGATTACCGCGCCATCCTCGGACTGGGAAAGTTCGTGCTCGTGTCTTACGGCGCGTTGCTGGCGGTGCTGTGCGTGCATTGTCTCATCTTGCTGGCGAACCGTGTGAATCCGGCGACCTACTTCAAGAAGGCGTTTCCCGTGCTCAGCTTCGCGTTCGTATCGCGTTCGAGCGCGGGCGCGCTGCCGCTCAACATCGAGACGCAGCATAAAGCCCTGGGCGTGGACAGCGCGTCGGCGAACCTCGCGGCAAGCTTCGGCATGTCTATCGGGCAGAACGGGTGCGCGGGCGTGTACCCGGCGATGCTGGCCACCATCGTGGCGCCTACCGTAGGCATCGACGTGCTGTCTCCTACGTTCTTCGTGCCGCTCATCGCCGTGGTGGCCATCAGCTCGTTCGGTGTGGCAGGAGTGGGCGGGGGAGCGACGTTCGCCTCGCTCATCGTGTTGGGGACGATGGGGCTTCCTATCGAGGTGGTGGCCGTCCTCGCATCCGTGGAGCCGCTCATCGACATGGGTCGCACCGCCCTCAACGTCAGCGACTCCATGGTGGCGGGCATTACAGCCTCGCATGTTGCGGGCGGCCTCGACCGCTCGGTTCTGGACGATCCGGAGGCGCGTGTCACCGCCGAGGCGCACGTGAGCTGA